The Cynocephalus volans isolate mCynVol1 chromosome 2, mCynVol1.pri, whole genome shotgun sequence genome window below encodes:
- the MYOZ3 gene encoding myozenin-3, whose amino-acid sequence MIPKEQNGPVTTAMGDLAGPVPSLDLGKKLSVPQDLMMEELSLRNNRGSLLFQKRQRRVQKFTFEFTASQRGILSGSAKEKATGTAELGTVANGPEGHNYRSQDHILPASSGGPEDAYPSAARAKRAPSPSALAPGYAEPLQGVPPEKFNHTAIPKGYRCPWQEFVSYRDYQSVGRRHTPSPADYRNFNKNPVPFGGSVIGETIPRAGTPFIPEPPSGLELLRLRPNFNRVAQGWVRNLPESEEL is encoded by the exons ATGATCCCCAAGGAGCAGAACGGCCCAGTGACAACTGCCATGGGGGACCTCGCTGGACCAG TCCCTTCATTGGACCTGGGCAAGAAGCTGAGCGTGCCCCAGGACTTGATGATGGAGGAGCTGTCACTGCGCAACAACCGAGGATCCCTCCTCTTCCAGAAGAGGCAGCGCCGGGTGCAGAAGTTCACTTTTGAGTTTACTGCCAGCCAGCGGGGG ATCCTGTCCGGAAGCGCCAAGGAGAAGGCGACTGGGACCGCGGAGCTGGGGACG GTTGCCAATGGCCCGGAGGGACACAACTACCGCTCGCAGGACCACATCTTGCCGGCCTCGTCCGGGGGTCCTGAGGATGCCTATCCCTCAGCCGCCCGGGCGAAGCGCGCCCCCAGCCCCAGCGCCTTGGCGCCAG GCTATGCCGAGCCGCTGCAGGGCGTCCCGCCGGAGAAGTTCAACCACACCGCCATCCCGAAGGGCTACCGCTGCCCGTGGCAGGAGTTCGTCAGCTACCGGGACTACCAGAGCGTTGGCCGAAGACACACCCCCAGTCCCGCCGACTATCGAAATTTCAACAA GAACCCGGTGCCATTTGGAGGATCCGTCATCGGGGAGACCATTCCCAGGGCAGGCACGCCCTTCATCCCAGAGCCCCCCAGTGGCTTGGAGCTTCTTCGCCTCAGACCCAACTTCAACAGAGTGGCTCAGGGCTGGGTCCGCAACCTCCCAGAGTCTGAGGAGCTGTAG